In Pseudomonas lalkuanensis, the following are encoded in one genomic region:
- a CDS encoding peptidyl-prolyl cis-trans isomerase, with the protein MRLKASEVRRTIAGLVLGLYLGGAQAMPAAPDLRVDGELLPGKSIALLEQVLSRVKFNTDPQQLRRGLLENHLLAREVAGELNAQSRSDLDASVEMEAGNLLEQYYGRAGRQDLRPFLRQPQPLSAQRLREVLAPASRGLVENSLQLSPEQQREAAQVELIRWQFPGQPEQRLDLLFLYQGDNIQGQVELQQGNLEYLAQQVHTRVQRDYLWFRLAQDGFTPVERQGLKALVRDRLVRQRYLHQIGLYSDFHHESDALRELAAKVTDAEAQAYYQRNRARYRNVAGVQAAHIRLPDQASADRIHAELQQGLAFDEAVRRYSLAQDKDRTPPGDLGPIRPEDGELDLLRKTALIQKADTLSQPMRIGGAFEIVRVRSREDRQLPLSDRSVRYEVNQAVAREKLAAESEARLGRLLASARVEGL; encoded by the coding sequence ATGCGCCTGAAGGCATCTGAGGTGCGCAGGACCATCGCTGGCCTGGTGCTGGGGTTGTACCTGGGGGGCGCACAGGCCATGCCGGCCGCGCCGGATTTGCGGGTCGACGGCGAGCTGCTGCCGGGCAAGAGCATCGCCCTGCTCGAACAGGTGCTCAGCCGGGTGAAGTTCAACACCGACCCGCAACAACTGCGTCGCGGGCTGCTCGAAAACCACCTGCTGGCCCGCGAGGTGGCGGGCGAGTTGAACGCCCAGAGCCGCAGCGACCTGGACGCCAGCGTCGAGATGGAAGCCGGCAACCTGCTCGAGCAGTACTACGGACGTGCTGGCCGGCAGGACCTGCGGCCCTTCCTGCGCCAGCCGCAGCCGCTCAGTGCCCAGCGCCTGCGCGAAGTGCTGGCTCCGGCTTCCCGCGGATTGGTCGAGAACAGCCTGCAGCTAAGCCCCGAGCAACAGCGCGAAGCCGCGCAGGTGGAGCTGATCCGCTGGCAGTTCCCCGGCCAGCCCGAGCAGCGCCTGGACCTGTTGTTCCTCTACCAGGGCGACAACATCCAGGGACAGGTAGAACTGCAGCAGGGCAACCTGGAATACCTCGCGCAACAGGTGCACACCCGTGTGCAGCGCGACTACCTGTGGTTCCGCCTGGCGCAGGACGGCTTTACCCCGGTGGAACGGCAGGGTCTGAAGGCCCTGGTGCGGGACCGTTTGGTGCGCCAGCGCTACCTGCACCAGATCGGCTTGTACAGCGACTTCCATCATGAATCCGATGCCCTGCGCGAACTGGCGGCCAAGGTCACCGACGCCGAGGCGCAGGCCTATTACCAGCGCAACCGGGCGCGCTACCGCAATGTTGCGGGCGTACAGGCGGCGCATATCCGCCTGCCCGACCAGGCCAGCGCCGATCGCATCCATGCCGAACTGCAACAGGGTCTGGCGTTCGATGAGGCGGTGCGCCGCTATTCCCTGGCGCAGGACAAGGACCGAACGCCACCGGGCGATCTCGGCCCGATCCGTCCCGAGGATGGCGAACTGGACCTGCTGCGCAAGACCGCGTTGATCCAGAAGGCCGACACCCTGTCGCAGCCCATGCGCATTGGCGGTGCTTTCGAGATCGTCCGAGTACGCAGCCGTGAAGACCGGCAACTGCCCCTCAGCGACCGCAGCGTGCGGTACGAGGTGAACCAGGCGGTGGCGCGGGAGAAGCTGGCCGCCGAGTCCGAGGCGCGCCTGGGCCGCCTGCTCGCCAGCGCGCGGGTGGAAGGGCTGTGA
- a CDS encoding phospholipase C/P1 nuclease family protein has product MKVFTCLAAGLSLCALAGQASAWSQPTHKNIVKDALAYMNSPYATAEMREAYQFYVSAAGSEAKAGEILGQAAFDVDDFKDTRLGGWWVGYEYAPVWNAAAGLVNYTSYWHFLNLTRDGDSHGNAHGGYDYRYHKVDGGIADVDWYAMVYLYNRELKRGDFDTTEAHYRRGTRSNWQEHYGDFQTAAFQPIDNLAGYWFDQFRAAPSLQTIGYALHATGDVAQPHHVWVTSANGHSSWEGWVDDHYASEKLNDQAAVANLVGRYDASRSMRELLTQTGQVAYAHPEPLYDTSYATRLRVARELIPESIALTVTVLTKGAESFNAPEGI; this is encoded by the coding sequence ATGAAAGTCTTCACCTGCCTGGCTGCCGGCCTCAGCCTCTGCGCCCTCGCCGGCCAGGCCAGCGCCTGGTCGCAACCGACCCACAAGAACATCGTCAAGGACGCCCTGGCCTACATGAACTCCCCCTATGCGACGGCGGAAATGCGTGAGGCCTACCAGTTCTACGTGAGCGCCGCCGGCAGCGAGGCCAAGGCGGGGGAAATCCTCGGCCAGGCCGCCTTCGACGTGGATGATTTCAAGGACACCCGCCTGGGCGGCTGGTGGGTCGGCTACGAGTACGCGCCGGTGTGGAACGCCGCCGCCGGCCTGGTGAACTACACCTCCTACTGGCACTTCCTCAACCTCACCCGCGACGGCGACTCCCATGGCAACGCCCATGGCGGCTACGACTATCGCTACCACAAGGTGGACGGCGGCATTGCCGATGTGGACTGGTACGCCATGGTCTATCTCTACAACCGCGAGCTGAAGCGTGGGGACTTCGACACCACCGAAGCCCACTACCGACGGGGCACTCGCTCCAACTGGCAGGAGCACTATGGCGACTTCCAGACCGCCGCCTTCCAGCCCATCGATAACCTCGCCGGCTACTGGTTCGACCAGTTCCGCGCCGCGCCTTCGCTGCAAACCATCGGCTACGCCCTGCACGCCACCGGCGACGTCGCGCAGCCGCACCACGTGTGGGTGACCTCGGCCAACGGCCATTCCAGCTGGGAGGGCTGGGTCGACGACCATTACGCCAGCGAAAAACTCAATGACCAGGCCGCAGTGGCCAACCTCGTCGGCCGCTATGACGCCAGCCGCAGCATGCGCGAGCTGCTGACCCAGACCGGACAGGTCGCCTATGCCCACCCCGAACCGCTGTATGACACCAGCTACGCCACGCGCCTGCGGGTGGCCAGGGAGCTGATCCCCGAGTCCATCGCGCTGACCGTCACCGTGCTGACCAAGGGGGCCGAAAGCTTCAATGCGCCTGAAGGCATCTGA
- a CDS encoding choline sulfate utilization transcriptional regulator translates to MAELQPELSLDLLRVFESAARHLSFTAAAVELGTTQPAVSQQIQRLEKRLATRLFDRVYRGIELTDAGRLLFLHVQEGLQAISAGLEAIGSRPQHEVLQVATDFAFAAYWLMPRLHRFHEANPEIDVSIVTSDRTMNMLRSEVDIAIAFGDGRFKHGEALLLFREEVFPIASPRLLAGRDKPLPVTALTELPLLHLKPEVRTRWFDWGALFRELGIAQPPGSGMLRFDNYTLLIQAAIAGQGVAIGWRYLVDDLLDQGLLVPVLETSVSSDFGYYLVQPERKRRARLMKCFVDWLQQELGDEARQAQLIRHREGIAI, encoded by the coding sequence ATGGCAGAACTACAGCCTGAGCTGTCCCTGGACCTGCTGCGGGTGTTCGAGTCCGCTGCCCGTCATCTCAGCTTCACGGCGGCCGCAGTGGAACTGGGCACCACCCAGCCGGCGGTGAGCCAGCAGATCCAGCGCCTGGAGAAGCGACTGGCGACCCGCCTGTTCGATCGTGTTTATCGCGGCATCGAACTCACCGACGCTGGCCGTCTGTTGTTCCTCCATGTCCAGGAAGGCTTGCAGGCCATCAGCGCCGGGCTCGAAGCCATCGGCTCGCGGCCCCAGCATGAGGTGCTGCAGGTGGCCACCGATTTCGCCTTCGCCGCCTATTGGCTGATGCCACGCCTGCACCGTTTTCATGAGGCGAACCCCGAGATCGACGTCAGCATCGTCACCAGCGATCGCACCATGAACATGCTGCGCTCGGAGGTGGATATCGCCATCGCCTTCGGTGACGGCCGCTTCAAGCACGGCGAGGCGCTGCTGCTGTTTCGCGAAGAGGTCTTCCCCATCGCCAGCCCGCGCCTGCTGGCCGGGCGTGACAAGCCATTGCCGGTGACAGCCCTGACGGAATTGCCGCTGCTGCACCTCAAGCCCGAAGTGCGGACCCGCTGGTTCGACTGGGGCGCGCTGTTCCGCGAGCTGGGGATCGCCCAGCCACCGGGCTCCGGGATGCTGCGCTTCGACAACTACACCCTGCTGATCCAGGCGGCCATTGCCGGCCAGGGCGTGGCCATCGGCTGGCGCTACCTGGTGGACGATCTGCTCGACCAGGGCCTGCTGGTGCCGGTTCTGGAGACCAGCGTCAGTTCGGATTTCGGTTACTACCTGGTGCAGCCGGAGCGCAAGCGCCGTGCACGGCTGATGAAATGCTTTGTCGACTGGCTGCAGCAGGAGCTGGGTGACGAGGCCCGCCAGGCGCAACTCATCCGGCACCGGGAAGGCATCGCCATCTGA
- a CDS encoding DOPA 4,5-dioxygenase family protein — MQDFSTPRIKGFHAHVYFDSTTLEQARTLCEEAARRFPLKMGRVHEKLVGPHPDWSCQLAFKPDLFGEVIPWLALHRNGLTVLIHPITGSDLRDHRDYPMWMGTMRPLDLSCLEDGEIEYDL; from the coding sequence ATGCAGGACTTTTCCACACCCCGCATCAAGGGCTTTCACGCCCACGTTTACTTCGATTCCACGACCCTCGAACAGGCCCGTACGCTCTGCGAGGAAGCCGCGCGGCGCTTTCCGTTGAAGATGGGCCGCGTGCACGAAAAACTCGTCGGCCCGCACCCCGACTGGAGCTGCCAACTGGCGTTCAAGCCCGATCTGTTCGGTGAAGTGATCCCCTGGCTGGCGCTGCACCGTAATGGCCTCACGGTGCTCATCCACCCCATCACCGGCAGCGACCTGCGCGACCACCGCGACTACCCCATGTGGATGGGCACGATGCGGCCGCTGGATCTGTCCTGCCTCGAAGACGGCGAGATCGAGTACGACCTCTGA